One window of Papaver somniferum cultivar HN1 chromosome 9, ASM357369v1, whole genome shotgun sequence genomic DNA carries:
- the LOC113310443 gene encoding uncharacterized protein LOC113310443: MYANIIRKYVKNPVRSFRVEESEINKVRFFDNVSVNSGGLNGFSDVVHAAYQLPPIKKVNLTWFSETGPFYIGNDDEFFEMWDKGVVEVDGYIHLYMNVTHRRVPLSDEFPSSSCLSVSNSLYSTPEKVKSTSRLHIEIGAAPVTLDPATFLTPKKRILYSKSPELLRRSPRLLKKSIDAVTGSLGSVSGKKLFVNVDDEEVVDAEISDEARQLELEYQNIQPT, translated from the exons ATGTACGCGAACATCATTAG GAAATATGTGAAGAACCCAGTAAGAAGTTTTAGGGTTGAAGAAAGTGAAATAAATAAGGTTAGATTCTTTGACAATGTAAGTGTAAATTCTGGTGGATTGAATGGTTTTAGTGATGTTGTTCATGCTGCATACCAGTTACCACCTATTAAGAAGGTGAATTTGACTTGGTTCAGTGAGACAGGCCCATTCTATATTGGtaacgatgatgaattttttgaaATGTGGGATAAAGGAGTAGTTGAAGTTGATGGGTATATTCATCTGTACATGAATGTTACACACAGGAGGGTTCCTCTTAGTGATGAATTCCCTTCCAGTTCTTGTTTGTCAGTTTCAAACAGTCTTTATTCAACACCTGAGAAAGTGAAGAGTACATCAAGGTTACACATTGAAATAGGTGCAGCACCAGTCACTCTTGACCCAGCTACTTTTTTAACACCTAAGAAGAGGATCTTGTATAGTAAATCTCCTGAGCTATTAAGGAGAAGTCCTAGACTGTTGAAGAAGTCCATTGATGCAGTAACAGGAAGTTTGGGTAGTGTCAGTGGTAAGAAGTTATTTGTTAATGTGGATGATGAAGAGGTTGTGGATGCTGAAATATCAGATGAAGCAAGACAGTTAGAGTTGGAGTATCAAAACATACAACCGACATAA
- the LOC113310442 gene encoding uncharacterized protein LOC113310442: MAAATLSLLNIFSIKNPNNLKYFYSLSLLPLKGLHNPRKFTSSATISSTEPQISLNSTSVNEELASYISCSMPGKSRKVAVLLSGGVDSSVALRLLHHAGHSCTAFYLKIWFQEDYENFWSACPWDEDLKYAEAVCNQIGVSLEVVHLTDEYWKNVVSYIIEEYRCGRTPNPDVLCNTRIKFGAFMDAISTQGFDYVASGHYARVIHSSYEANGPSRLELSGDMVKDQTYFLSHLSQGQLRQLLFPLGCITKDEVRKLATKMELPNKERKDSQGICFLGKIKFSEFVARHIGELEGILLEAETGNFLGKHRGFWFYTIGQRQGLRLPGGPWYVVEKDVENNVVFVSRNYFSFEKRRRRFRVGSLKWLNGPLVDQFDQLLCKVRHGPNFYSCSLTMEPGEDCKEDAAVVHLCEDDQGLAAGQFAAFYREKTCLGSGVILESWDDQGFPVCDKALEIAKMKDKSTLGKPVKIMTKQESSSPRNSKHKHIVEELNKESMDVSESHIQTSKDGLMSSSPLILFHKLKEKLMCIF; this comes from the exons ATGGCAGCAGCAACTCTATCTCTACTCAACATCTTCTCTATCAAAAACCCTAACAATCTAAAATATTTCTATTCACTTTCACTTCTCCCTCTCAAAGGACTTCATAACCCTAGAAAATTCACTAGTTCTGCCACAATTTCTTCTACAGAGCCACAAATTTCTCTCAATTCTACCAGTGTCAATGAAGAACTCGCAAGCTATATTTCATGTTCGATGCCTGGGAAATCACGCAAAGTCGCTGTTCTTCTTAGTGGTGGCGTTGATAGTAGTGTTGCTCTTCGTCTTCTCCACCATGCTGGACATTCTTGCACAGCGTTTTACCTCAAAATATGGTTTCAG GAAGATTATGAAAACTTTTGGTCAGCTTGCCCATGGGATGAAGACTTGAAGTATGCAGAAGCTGTTTGTAATCAG ATTGGCGTATCTTTGGAAGTTGTCCATTTAACAGATGAGTACTGGAAGAATGTG GTGTCTTACATTATCGAGGAGTATCGATGCGGTAGAACTCCCAACCCGGATGTCCTTTGCAATACTAGAATTAAGTTCG GCGCTTTCATGGATGCTATTAGCACTCAGGGTTTTGATTATGTTGCTTCTGGACATTATGCACGAGTGATTCATTCATCATATGAAGCAAATGGACCTTCCCGCCTAGAACTATCAGGGGACATG GTCAAGGATCAAACATACTTTCTTTCTCATCTTTCACAGGGGCAGCTTCGACAACTGCTTTTCCCTCTTGGATGCATCACAAAG GACGAAGTGCGTAAGTTGGCCACAAAAATGGAGCTTCCTAACAAAGAAAGAAAGGACTCACAAGGAATATGTTTTCTTGGGAAG ATAAAGTTTAGCGAATTTGTTGCAAGACACATCGGGGAGTTGGAAGGCATCTTACTCGAAGCTGAGACTGGAAATTTCCTCGGGAAACACAGGGGATTCTGGTTCTACACCATTGGTCAGCGCCAAGGTCTACGCCTCCCTGGTGGACCCTG GTATGTTGTCGAAAAGGATGTTGAAAACAATGTAGTCTTTGTATCGAGAAACTATTTCTCCTTTGAGAAAAGAAGGCGAAGGTTCCGCGTTGGATCACTGAAATGGCTTAATGGGCCACTTGTGGACCAGTTTGACCAGCTTCTGTGCAAG GTACGACATGGGCCCAACTTCTATAGTTGCAGCCTAACAATGGAACCAGGTGAAGACTGCAAGGAAGATGCTGCCGTTGTCCATTTATGTGAAGACGATCAAGGATTAGCTGCGGGCCAATTTGCTGCCTTCTACAGGGAAAAAACCTGCTTAGGTTCTGGTGTAATTCTGGAATCTTGGGACGATCAGGGTTTCCCAGTTTGTGATAAAGCTCTTGAAATTGCTAAAATGAAGGACAAATCAACACTCGGGAAACCAGTTAAGATAATGACGAAACAAGAGTCGTCTTCTCCAAGGAACTCTAAGCATAAACACATTGTTGAGGAGCTTAACAAAGAATCCATGGATGTATCTGAGTCACATATACAGACATCTAAAGATGGGTTGATGTCTAGTTCTCCTCTAATTTTGTTTCACAAACTTAAAGAGAAGCTCATGTGTATATTCTAG